From a region of the Dickeya poaceiphila genome:
- the potH gene encoding putrescine ABC transporter permease PotH, whose product MAMLSEQHEPPGQSMSPLRATLARLRLAHGRKLVIALPYLWLLCLFMLPFLIVFKISFAEMARTVPPYTDLIEWAEDRLQISLNIGNYLQLLSDPLYIDAYLQSLKVAAISTLCCLAVGYPMAWAVAHSKPSTRNILLLLVILPSWTSFLIRVYAWMGILKDNGILNNFLIWLGVIDQPLVILHTNLAVYIGVVYSYLPFMVLPIYTALTRLDYSLVEASLDLGARPVKTFFSVIVPLTKGGIIAGSMLVFIPTVGEYVIPELLGGPDSIMIGRILWQEFFNNRDWPVASAVAMVMLFLLIVPIIWFHKHQNKVAEDQA is encoded by the coding sequence ATGGCGATGTTATCTGAACAACATGAACCACCTGGCCAGTCAATGAGTCCACTGCGCGCCACGTTGGCTAGGCTACGTCTGGCGCATGGCCGCAAGCTGGTTATCGCGCTGCCCTATCTGTGGCTGCTATGCCTGTTTATGCTGCCGTTTCTGATCGTCTTCAAGATCAGTTTTGCGGAGATGGCGCGTACTGTGCCGCCTTACACCGATTTGATTGAATGGGCGGAGGATCGGCTGCAAATCAGCCTGAATATCGGTAATTACCTGCAACTGCTGTCCGACCCGCTGTACATCGACGCTTATCTGCAGTCGCTGAAAGTGGCGGCGATTTCTACCTTGTGCTGTCTGGCCGTGGGGTACCCAATGGCGTGGGCAGTAGCGCACAGCAAGCCGTCCACTCGCAACATCTTGTTGCTGCTGGTGATTCTGCCGTCATGGACCTCGTTCCTGATCCGTGTATATGCCTGGATGGGAATTCTTAAAGACAACGGCATTCTGAATAATTTCCTGATCTGGCTTGGGGTTATCGATCAGCCACTGGTGATTTTGCATACCAATCTGGCGGTGTATATCGGTGTGGTCTATTCCTATCTGCCATTTATGGTGTTGCCGATTTACACCGCGCTGACCCGCCTTGATTACTCGCTGGTTGAAGCTTCGCTGGATTTGGGCGCCAGGCCGGTAAAAACCTTCTTTAGCGTGATTGTGCCGCTGACCAAAGGCGGCATTATCGCCGGGTCGATGCTGGTATTCATTCCCACCGTGGGTGAGTACGTGATTCCTGAACTGTTGGGTGGACCGGACAGCATTATGATTGGTCGCATTCTGTGGCAGGAGTTCTTCAATAACCGTGACTGGCCGGTGGCATCGGCGGTGGCGATGGTGATGCTATTCCTGCTAATCGTACCGATCATCTGGTTCCATAAACATCAGAATAAAGTTGCGGAGGATCAGGCATGA
- the potG gene encoding putrescine ABC transporter ATP-binding subunit PotG, giving the protein MNEAIPRPKPQKAATPLLEVRNLTKSYDGQFAVDDVSLTIYKGEIFALLGASGCGKSTLLRMLAGFEQPTQGQIVLDGQDLSLVPPYQRPINMMFQSYALFPHMTVEKNIAFGLKQDKLSRGEINDRVEEMLTLVHMQEFAGRKPHQLSGGQRQRVALARSLAKRPKLLLLDEPMGALDKKLRDRMQLEVVDILERVGVTCVMVTHDQEEAMTMAGRIAIMNRGKFVQIGEPEEIYENPNSRFSAEFIGSVNMFEGLLKERQDDALIVQSPGLVHPLKVNSDVSVVDGVPVYIALRPEKIMLCEDVPADGCNFAVGEVVHIAYLGDLSIYHVRLNSGQTISAQLQNADRFRKGSPTWGDEVRLCWDADSCVVLTV; this is encoded by the coding sequence GTGAACGAAGCGATTCCCCGCCCCAAGCCCCAGAAGGCAGCCACGCCGTTGCTGGAAGTGCGCAACCTGACCAAATCCTATGATGGTCAGTTTGCGGTTGATGACGTCAGTCTGACCATCTACAAAGGTGAGATTTTCGCCCTGTTGGGCGCCTCAGGATGTGGCAAATCCACGCTGCTTCGCATGTTGGCTGGCTTTGAACAGCCTACCCAAGGGCAAATTGTGCTGGACGGGCAGGACCTGTCTCTGGTGCCGCCTTACCAACGTCCGATCAATATGATGTTTCAGTCTTACGCGTTGTTCCCGCATATGACGGTGGAGAAGAATATCGCTTTTGGCCTGAAACAGGACAAGCTGTCACGCGGCGAAATCAATGATCGCGTGGAAGAGATGCTGACGCTGGTGCATATGCAGGAATTCGCCGGACGTAAACCGCATCAGCTTTCCGGCGGTCAGCGTCAGCGCGTGGCACTGGCGCGTAGCCTGGCTAAACGTCCCAAACTGTTGTTGCTGGATGAGCCGATGGGCGCGCTGGATAAAAAATTGCGTGACCGTATGCAATTGGAAGTGGTCGATATCCTGGAGAGAGTGGGGGTGACTTGCGTGATGGTCACGCACGATCAGGAAGAAGCCATGACCATGGCAGGCCGTATCGCCATTATGAATCGCGGCAAGTTCGTGCAGATTGGCGAGCCGGAAGAGATATACGAAAACCCGAACAGCCGCTTCAGCGCCGAGTTTATTGGTTCGGTCAACATGTTCGAAGGGTTGCTGAAAGAACGCCAGGATGATGCGCTTATCGTGCAGAGTCCGGGGCTGGTGCATCCGCTGAAGGTCAATTCGGATGTGTCGGTGGTGGACGGCGTGCCGGTATATATCGCGCTGCGTCCGGAAAAAATCATGCTGTGCGAAGACGTGCCGGCAGACGGCTGTAACTTTGCTGTGGGTGAAGTGGTACACATCGCTTATCTGGGCGATCTCTCTATCTACCATGTTCGGTTGAACAGCGGGCAGACTATCAGCGCCCAGTTGCAAAACGCCGACCGATTCCGTAAAGGCTCGCCCACCTGGGGGGATGAAGTCCGCTTGTGCTGGGATGCGGACAGCTGTGTGGTGCTGACGGTGTAA
- the potF gene encoding spermidine/putrescine ABC transporter substrate-binding protein PotF, producing the protein MFTQRKKWLSGVLAGLMVAASVTASAEEKTLHIYNWSDYIAPDTLENFQKESGIKVVYDVFDSNEVLEGKLMAGSTGFDLVVPSASFLGRQISAGVFQPLDKSKLPNYKNLDPELMKLIEEHDPGHKYAVPYLWATTGIGYNVDKVKAVLGKDAPVNSWDLVLKPENLEKLKSCGVSFLDAPAEIYATVLNYQGKNPNSTNEADYTKDATDLLLKLRPNIRYFHSSQYINDLANGDICVAIGWAGDVLQAANRAKEAKNGVNISYSIPKEGALAFFDVFAIPKDAKNLDSAYQFLNYLLRPEVIANISNHVYYANPNKEATALVKDEVRNNPNIYPPADIRAKLYTLKVQSPKIDRVITRSWTKVKSGK; encoded by the coding sequence ATGTTCACCCAACGTAAAAAATGGCTTTCGGGTGTTTTAGCCGGCTTAATGGTAGCCGCGTCCGTCACCGCATCTGCGGAAGAGAAAACGCTGCATATTTATAACTGGTCTGATTACATCGCGCCGGACACACTGGAGAACTTCCAGAAAGAAAGCGGCATTAAAGTCGTGTATGACGTGTTTGACTCCAACGAGGTGTTGGAAGGCAAACTGATGGCCGGCAGTACAGGGTTTGACCTGGTGGTGCCTTCCGCCAGTTTCCTGGGGCGTCAGATCAGTGCCGGTGTCTTTCAGCCGCTGGATAAAAGCAAACTGCCAAACTACAAAAACCTTGATCCTGAGTTGATGAAACTTATCGAGGAACACGATCCAGGCCATAAATATGCCGTGCCGTATCTGTGGGCGACCACCGGTATTGGCTACAACGTGGATAAAGTGAAAGCCGTGTTGGGCAAAGATGCGCCGGTTAACAGTTGGGATCTGGTGCTGAAACCGGAAAATCTGGAAAAACTCAAGAGCTGCGGTGTCTCCTTCCTTGACGCACCGGCTGAAATTTATGCCACGGTGCTTAACTATCAGGGCAAAAACCCGAACAGCACCAACGAGGCGGATTACACCAAAGATGCGACCGATCTGCTGCTGAAATTGCGTCCGAACATCCGCTACTTCCACTCGTCTCAGTACATCAACGATCTGGCCAACGGCGATATTTGTGTGGCAATCGGTTGGGCTGGCGATGTCCTGCAAGCGGCGAACCGGGCGAAAGAAGCGAAAAACGGCGTGAACATTAGCTACAGCATTCCGAAGGAAGGCGCGCTGGCGTTTTTTGACGTATTTGCGATTCCAAAAGATGCCAAGAATCTGGATTCAGCCTATCAGTTCCTTAACTATTTGCTGAGACCGGAAGTGATTGCCAACATCAGTAACCATGTGTATTACGCCAACCCCAATAAAGAGGCGACAGCACTGGTGAAAGATGAAGTGCGCAACAATCCGAATATTTATCCGCCTGCGGATATTCGGGCCAAATTGTACACTCTCAAAGTGCAATCTCCCAAAATCGACCGCGTGATTACGCGCTCGTGGACCAAGGTAAAAAGCGGTAAATAA
- a CDS encoding YbjN domain-containing protein translates to MDSIIVPDLNLLRRWLDQLGIIYFECDSCQALHLPHMQNFDGVFDAKIDMADSVILFSALAEVKPTALIPLVGNLSQINASSLTAKAFLDIQDDNLPKLIVCQTFSAGAGMTLEQFRHFMQQAEQQLSMVILEASANNLLFLGDEEDSPAERFNTSSLH, encoded by the coding sequence ATGGATTCAATCATCGTCCCTGATTTGAATTTGCTTCGGCGGTGGCTGGATCAACTGGGCATTATTTATTTCGAATGTGATTCCTGTCAGGCATTACATTTGCCGCATATGCAGAATTTTGACGGCGTATTCGACGCCAAGATTGACATGGCCGACAGCGTCATCTTGTTTTCTGCACTGGCTGAAGTAAAACCGACCGCGTTGATTCCGCTGGTGGGCAACCTGAGCCAGATCAACGCCAGTTCGCTGACGGCCAAGGCGTTTCTTGATATTCAGGACGACAACCTGCCTAAATTGATCGTGTGCCAGACATTCAGCGCTGGTGCCGGTATGACGCTGGAGCAGTTCCGCCATTTCATGCAACAGGCTGAGCAGCAGCTTTCTATGGTGATTCTGGAAGCCAGCGCCAACAATCTGCTGTTTTTGGGGGACGAAGAAGATAGCCCTGCTGAGCGTTTTAATACCTCAAGCCTGCACTGA
- the nfsA gene encoding oxygen-insensitive NADPH nitroreductase, whose translation MTPTISLLRQHRSIRSFTEQSLNDEQRNAIIAAAQSASTSSFLQCSSIIRITDRALRSQLVHLTGEQPWVGQAAEFWVFCADFNRHQQIFPQAELGLAEQLLLGCVDTALMGQNALVAAESLGLGGVFIGGVRNQIAEVTRVLALPQHVLPLFGLCIGYAATQPDLKPRLPAALVVHENRYQPLDSAVLAEYDQHIVEYYRHRDSNQRMDSWSDQIRRTLSKERRPFMLDYLRQQGWATR comes from the coding sequence GTGACGCCAACCATCTCGTTGTTACGCCAGCATCGATCCATCCGATCATTTACCGAACAATCGCTTAATGATGAGCAGCGCAATGCCATTATTGCCGCGGCGCAAAGTGCTTCAACTTCCAGTTTTCTGCAATGCAGCTCGATTATCCGTATTACTGATCGGGCGTTACGGTCGCAACTGGTGCATTTGACGGGTGAACAACCCTGGGTTGGGCAGGCGGCGGAATTTTGGGTTTTCTGTGCCGATTTTAATCGTCATCAGCAAATCTTCCCACAGGCTGAACTGGGGTTAGCGGAACAGTTACTGCTCGGTTGCGTTGATACGGCACTGATGGGGCAGAATGCGCTGGTGGCAGCCGAATCTCTGGGGCTGGGGGGTGTCTTCATCGGCGGAGTACGTAATCAAATAGCCGAAGTCACTCGCGTGCTGGCGTTACCACAGCACGTTTTACCGCTATTTGGATTATGTATTGGGTATGCGGCAACGCAACCGGACCTTAAGCCGCGTTTGCCAGCGGCGTTGGTGGTGCACGAGAACCGTTATCAGCCGCTGGATAGCGCCGTGCTGGCGGAATATGACCAGCATATCGTTGAATACTATCGCCATCGTGATAGCAATCAGCGCATGGATAGCTGGAGCGATCAAATCCGGCGTACGCTGAGTAAGGAGCGCCGTCCGTTCATGCTGGACTACCTGCGGCAGCAGGGCTGGGCCACCCGATAG
- a CDS encoding GrxA family glutaredoxin has translation MYAVIFGRPGCPYCVRAKELAEKLTEERDDFNYRYVDIHAEGISKDDLSKTVGKPVETVPQIFLDEKHIGGCTDFEAYAREHLFQ, from the coding sequence ATGTACGCAGTTATTTTTGGTCGTCCTGGTTGCCCTTATTGTGTCCGTGCCAAAGAATTGGCTGAGAAGCTGACCGAAGAGCGTGACGATTTTAATTACCGTTATGTTGATATTCACGCCGAAGGCATCAGCAAAGACGATTTGTCCAAAACGGTGGGAAAACCGGTAGAAACCGTACCCCAGATTTTCCTGGATGAAAAACACATTGGCGGCTGCACTGATTTCGAAGCCTACGCCAGAGAACATCTGTTCCAGTAA
- a CDS encoding inner membrane protein YbjM, producing MTGNRGWLGVVSCFVLFTLVFLSQKMRIVGTSLEDGFHGDPGMLLFLLPGMVSSYLSRNRRLRYPLAGALLAMPLCLLVLQVWHFSSLSFWQELAYVSGAAFWCLMGALAFLFLRAVGLHYFC from the coding sequence ATGACAGGTAACAGAGGGTGGTTGGGCGTAGTCAGCTGTTTTGTCTTGTTTACGCTGGTATTTCTCAGTCAAAAGATGCGTATTGTGGGTACGTCGTTGGAAGATGGTTTTCATGGGGACCCCGGTATGTTGTTGTTTTTACTTCCAGGGATGGTATCGAGCTACCTGTCGCGTAATCGGCGCTTGCGTTATCCCTTAGCAGGCGCATTGCTGGCCATGCCTCTTTGCCTGCTGGTGCTGCAGGTGTGGCATTTTTCCAGCCTGTCGTTCTGGCAGGAGCTGGCTTATGTCAGCGGAGCGGCGTTTTGGTGCTTGATGGGGGCATTGGCTTTCCTGTTTTTGCGTGCGGTCGGCCTGCATTATTTTTGCTAA
- a CDS encoding aspartate:alanine antiporter, translated as MNINVADLLNGNYILLLFVVLCLGLCLGKLRLGSVQLGNSIGVLVVSLLLGQQHFAINTDALNLGFMLFIFCVGVEAGPNFFSIFFRDGKNYLMLALVMVSSALLIALMLGKVFGWGIGLTAGMLAGAMTSTPVLVGAGDTLRNTINLGPQLSMAQEQLSLGYALTYLIGLVSLIFGARYLPKLQHQDLPTSAQQIARERGLDADSQRKIYLPIIRAYRVGPELVAWAGGKNLRELGIYRQTGCYIERIRRNGILATPDGDAVLQLGDEIALVGYPDAHARLNPNFRDGKEVFERELLDMRIVTEEIVVKNHNAVGKRLSQLKLTDHGCFLNRIVRSQIEMPIDDGVVLNKGDVLQVSGDARRVKSIADRIGFISIHSQVTDLLAFCAFFIIGIMVGLITFQFRNFSFGIGNAAGLLFSGIMLGFLRANHPTFGYIPQGALNMVKEFGLMVFMAGVGLSAGSTINHSFGDIGIQMVFSGLIVSLLPVVVCFLFGAYVLRMNRALLFGAIMGARTCAPAMEIISDASRSNIPALGYAGTYAIANVLLTLAGSLIVIIWPQLPG; from the coding sequence ATGAATATAAACGTCGCTGATTTGTTAAACGGGAATTACATTCTGCTGTTGTTTGTAGTTCTCTGTTTAGGTCTTTGTCTGGGAAAATTGCGGCTTGGTTCGGTGCAACTCGGCAATTCCATTGGCGTTCTGGTAGTGTCGTTGCTGTTAGGACAACAGCATTTCGCTATCAACACCGATGCGCTCAATCTCGGTTTTATGCTGTTTATCTTTTGTGTTGGCGTGGAAGCCGGACCTAACTTTTTTTCGATTTTTTTCCGCGACGGCAAAAATTATCTGATGCTGGCATTGGTGATGGTCAGCAGCGCATTATTGATCGCCCTGATGCTGGGTAAGGTATTCGGTTGGGGCATCGGCCTGACCGCTGGTATGCTGGCAGGTGCCATGACGTCAACGCCAGTGCTGGTAGGTGCAGGAGATACGTTGCGCAACACCATTAACCTCGGCCCGCAATTGTCGATGGCGCAGGAGCAACTGAGCCTCGGCTATGCGCTGACCTATCTTATCGGTCTGGTGAGCCTGATTTTCGGTGCCCGATATCTGCCGAAACTGCAGCATCAGGATCTGCCGACCAGTGCACAACAGATAGCCCGCGAACGTGGTTTGGATGCCGACAGCCAGCGCAAAATTTACCTGCCGATCATTCGCGCTTATCGGGTCGGGCCGGAGCTGGTAGCCTGGGCCGGTGGTAAAAACCTGCGTGAGCTGGGCATTTACCGTCAGACGGGTTGTTACATTGAACGTATCCGCCGTAATGGCATTCTGGCGACACCGGATGGCGACGCCGTGCTGCAATTAGGGGATGAGATAGCGCTGGTGGGATATCCGGATGCCCATGCTCGCCTCAACCCCAATTTCCGCGACGGCAAGGAAGTATTTGAGCGCGAGCTGCTGGATATGCGGATCGTGACAGAAGAAATTGTAGTAAAAAACCATAATGCCGTGGGTAAACGCCTGAGCCAGTTGAAACTGACCGATCATGGCTGCTTCCTCAACCGCATCGTTCGTAGCCAGATCGAAATGCCGATCGATGACGGCGTAGTCCTAAACAAAGGGGATGTGCTGCAGGTCAGCGGCGATGCCCGCCGGGTGAAAAGCATTGCTGACCGCATCGGTTTTATCTCCATCCATAGCCAGGTCACCGACCTGCTGGCGTTTTGTGCCTTTTTCATCATCGGTATCATGGTCGGGTTGATCACCTTCCAGTTCCGCAATTTTTCCTTCGGCATCGGTAACGCGGCAGGTTTGCTGTTTTCCGGCATCATGCTCGGTTTTTTACGCGCCAACCACCCAACCTTCGGTTACATCCCGCAGGGCGCACTGAATATGGTGAAAGAGTTTGGATTGATGGTGTTCATGGCAGGAGTCGGGCTAAGCGCAGGTAGTACTATTAACCACAGCTTTGGCGATATCGGCATCCAGATGGTGTTTTCCGGGCTGATTGTCAGCCTGTTGCCGGTTGTTGTCTGCTTCTTGTTTGGTGCTTATGTGCTGCGCATGAATCGGGCGTTGCTGTTTGGCGCCATCATGGGGGCGCGTACCTGCGCACCGGCGATGGAGATTATCAGCGACGCCTCCCGCAGCAATATTCCAGCACTGGGGTACGCAGGAACCTATGCGATCGCCAACGTGTTGCTGACACTGGCCGGTTCGTTGATTGTGATTATCTGGCCACAACTGCCCGGTTGA
- the deoR gene encoding DNA-binding transcriptional repressor DeoR — protein METRRAARLNKLAQTLKKTDKLHLKDAAQLLGVSEMTVRRDLSARPDASVVLLGGYIVCDPKANSANNYVVSDQQAKHVVEKSIAGELAAACIEPNDTLFFDCGTTIPFIIAAIPDDLPFTGICYSLNTFLALQGKPNGRIILCGGEFHPDNAIFTPLGHQHELDQICPTKAFISAGGIDTEAGATCFNFAELAMKHRAMALSQQVILIADSSKFSKRKPARIGALTLFDMLITNRTPDTDIVHYLKANNIQLIAP, from the coding sequence ATGGAAACGCGTCGCGCAGCAAGACTCAACAAACTGGCTCAGACCTTAAAAAAAACCGACAAATTACATCTGAAGGATGCAGCGCAACTGCTTGGCGTCTCTGAGATGACAGTCCGACGCGACCTGAGCGCCCGGCCAGATGCATCGGTGGTACTGCTGGGCGGCTACATAGTCTGTGATCCAAAAGCTAACAGCGCCAATAATTATGTCGTTTCTGATCAACAGGCCAAACATGTTGTAGAAAAGAGCATCGCAGGTGAACTGGCTGCCGCCTGTATCGAACCAAACGATACACTGTTCTTCGACTGCGGTACTACCATACCTTTCATTATCGCCGCTATTCCAGACGACTTGCCGTTTACCGGTATTTGTTATTCGCTCAATACCTTTCTGGCGTTGCAGGGCAAACCGAATGGGCGGATTATTCTGTGCGGCGGGGAATTTCATCCTGACAATGCCATTTTTACTCCGCTAGGACACCAGCACGAACTGGACCAGATCTGTCCGACCAAAGCTTTTATTTCAGCAGGGGGAATTGACACGGAGGCTGGCGCAACTTGTTTTAATTTCGCCGAACTGGCAATGAAACACCGCGCCATGGCGTTATCTCAACAGGTGATTTTAATCGCAGACAGTAGCAAATTCAGCAAACGCAAACCCGCGCGCATCGGTGCACTGACTTTATTTGATATGCTGATTACCAACCGTACGCCGGACACTGACATCGTGCACTATCTCAAAGCCAACAACATTCAGTTGATCGCGCCTTGA
- a CDS encoding serine hydrolase produces MKRMTPRISWGRVVVVAATVLMTVSPVLRAEQMPPPQIDAQAFILIDYASGRVLAESNADARLDPASLTKIMSSYVIGQAIKVGKIKPEDSVTVGKDAWANGNPALRGSSLMFLKPGDQIPVSDLNKGMVIQSGNDASIALADYVAGSQDAFVSLMNQYAASLGLTNTHFLTVHGLDTPGQYSTARDMAHLTQALIRNVPVEYALHSEKEFTFNNIRQPNRNRLLWSSNLHVDGVKTGYTSGAGYSLVASAVDGDMRLISVVLGTSSDAVRFRESEKLLAWGFRFFETVIPVRSDEPFTIRRVWLGTANQARLGVAQDAALTVSKGQMKNLKASFTLTQPQLKAPLKKGQVVGTIDFQLDGNSIGQRPLVVMDDIPEAGFFGRLWDRILMTLSGWFGGLFG; encoded by the coding sequence ATGAAGAGAATGACACCTCGCATTTCCTGGGGACGCGTCGTCGTTGTGGCTGCCACGGTGCTGATGACGGTTTCTCCGGTGCTTCGGGCGGAGCAGATGCCGCCGCCGCAAATTGACGCTCAAGCTTTTATCCTGATTGATTATGCCAGTGGGCGAGTGCTGGCGGAGTCGAATGCTGATGCCCGACTGGATCCCGCCAGCTTGACTAAAATTATGTCCAGCTATGTGATTGGTCAGGCGATCAAAGTCGGTAAGATTAAGCCAGAAGATAGCGTGACCGTTGGAAAAGACGCCTGGGCTAATGGTAACCCAGCGCTACGCGGATCATCGCTGATGTTTCTTAAACCGGGTGACCAGATTCCGGTGTCCGATCTCAATAAAGGGATGGTGATCCAGTCTGGCAATGATGCCAGCATCGCTCTGGCGGATTATGTTGCAGGTAGTCAGGATGCGTTCGTCAGTTTGATGAACCAGTATGCGGCCTCCCTTGGGTTGACGAACACCCATTTTCTCACTGTGCATGGTTTGGATACGCCGGGGCAGTACAGCACGGCCCGCGATATGGCACACCTGACTCAGGCGTTGATCCGCAATGTACCGGTCGAATACGCGTTGCACAGTGAAAAAGAATTTACGTTCAATAATATTCGCCAGCCAAACCGAAACCGCTTGCTGTGGAGCAGCAATTTGCATGTGGATGGCGTGAAAACCGGTTATACCAGTGGCGCAGGGTACAGTCTGGTGGCTTCTGCTGTTGATGGCGATATGCGCTTGATTTCGGTTGTACTGGGCACGTCCTCTGATGCAGTACGCTTTCGGGAAAGTGAAAAGTTGTTAGCCTGGGGATTTCGCTTTTTTGAAACAGTAATACCAGTACGCAGTGATGAGCCCTTTACCATCCGGCGAGTGTGGTTGGGTACAGCAAACCAGGCCCGATTGGGTGTTGCACAGGATGCAGCGCTAACCGTTTCGAAAGGGCAGATGAAAAACCTGAAGGCCAGCTTCACGCTGACGCAACCGCAGCTCAAAGCACCGCTGAAGAAAGGGCAGGTCGTCGGGACCATTGATTTCCAACTGGATGGCAACAGTATCGGCCAACGGCCACTGGTGGTGATGGACGACATACCGGAGGCGGGGTTCTTTGGTCGCTTGTGGGATAGGATATTGATGACCTTATCCGGTTGGTTTGGCGGTCTATTCGGTTGA
- a CDS encoding alpha/beta fold hydrolase: protein MSIEKCIVTYDSWKIYVERHISDPAHETIIMVNGALSTTAAFKNTVKNLSSRYNIILFDLPFIGESLPYNTLDRVITKNDEVNILLHLIDTFEPDHLLSISWGGLSSMLALSHKPKQIKKAVIASFSAHLNDKMRDYIQRAKYYIHSKEFEKAAELLNNEVGKFLPPLLKHINLKHISSMSEFAFQQVNFHIDQVLTLKEDNYIEIFKDINAEVLFLNGEDDEYTTADDIKKMEKYINSCEFTTIPEAGHFLDLENRKAAKQVAERIISFFA from the coding sequence ATGTCAATAGAAAAATGCATTGTCACATATGACTCATGGAAAATATATGTTGAAAGGCATATTTCCGATCCTGCACATGAAACCATTATTATGGTTAACGGAGCACTATCGACAACGGCGGCATTCAAAAACACCGTAAAAAACCTCTCCAGCAGATATAATATAATTCTTTTTGATTTACCGTTTATTGGTGAATCGTTGCCTTACAACACGCTGGATAGAGTCATAACTAAAAACGATGAAGTCAATATTCTGCTTCATCTCATCGATACATTTGAACCGGACCACCTCCTGTCGATCTCGTGGGGCGGACTGTCTTCAATGCTTGCCTTGTCGCATAAGCCTAAACAGATCAAGAAAGCCGTAATCGCGTCGTTTTCAGCACATCTTAACGACAAAATGCGCGATTATATTCAACGAGCCAAGTATTACATCCATTCGAAGGAATTTGAAAAAGCAGCAGAGTTGCTCAATAATGAAGTAGGTAAATTTTTACCACCTTTATTAAAGCATATTAATCTAAAGCATATATCCTCCATGAGCGAGTTCGCATTTCAGCAGGTTAACTTCCATATAGACCAGGTACTCACGCTTAAGGAAGATAACTATATTGAAATATTTAAAGACATTAATGCTGAAGTGCTTTTCCTGAATGGTGAAGATGACGAATACACTACCGCTGACGATATCAAAAAAATGGAAAAGTATATCAACTCTTGTGAATTTACTACGATTCCTGAAGCCGGTCACTTTCTCGATCTTGAAAACAGGAAAGCAGCAAAGCAAGTAGCAGAAAGAATAATATCATTTTTCGCATAA
- a CDS encoding glutathione S-transferase family protein encodes MLIIWGRENSTNVKKARWCAAELGLAYQLVPAGGHFGRNHDPDYLSMNPNGLVPCLQDDELVLWESHAIVRYLAAQYGQGRFYHANPKIQASIDKWLDWATSFTDPYKKVFINLVRTAPEKRNMQDVDAGIADCEKLFSIADTILAKQRWLSGDEFGIGDIPIGCIAYSWFNLPINRQPRPHLERWYQQLTERDAFRQTVMLPLT; translated from the coding sequence ATGTTGATAATCTGGGGTCGTGAAAATTCGACCAATGTGAAGAAAGCGCGCTGGTGCGCAGCAGAACTCGGACTGGCGTATCAGCTGGTGCCGGCAGGAGGACACTTCGGACGCAACCACGACCCTGATTATCTGTCCATGAATCCCAACGGGTTAGTCCCCTGCTTACAGGACGACGAGCTGGTGCTGTGGGAATCACACGCCATCGTGCGCTATCTGGCTGCACAATATGGCCAGGGGCGTTTCTACCACGCTAACCCGAAAATCCAGGCCAGCATCGACAAATGGCTGGACTGGGCAACGAGTTTCACTGATCCATACAAGAAGGTATTCATCAATCTGGTACGCACCGCCCCGGAAAAACGCAACATGCAGGATGTCGATGCCGGGATTGCCGATTGCGAAAAATTATTCAGTATTGCTGACACCATACTGGCAAAGCAGCGCTGGTTGTCCGGCGACGAATTCGGTATTGGCGACATCCCGATAGGATGCATCGCTTATAGTTGGTTCAACCTGCCGATTAACCGCCAGCCTCGCCCACATCTGGAACGCTGGTATCAGCAATTGACCGAACGGGACGCATTCCGCCAGACCGTGATGCTACCACTAACCTGA